From Gemmatimonadales bacterium:
CGCAGGACACGAAGACGGCGAAGCGGCTGGTGGACGTCACCAAGCAGGACGGGATCGCCATCGTGGCGCTGAACGACCCGCCGGCCAACACCTACACCTACGAGATGAACCGGCAGCTCGACGAGGCGATTCTCGACGCGCGGATGGACGACGAGGTGTACGTGATCGTCCTGCGCGGCGCCGGCAACAAGTTCTTCTCGGCGGGCGCCAACATCAGCATGCTCAACTCGGTCACGCCGCAGTTCAAGTACTACTTCTGCCTCCACGCCAACGAGATGCTCAACCGGCTGGAGCACACGCCCAAGCTGGTGATCGCGGCGCTGAATGGCCACACCGTGGGCGGCGGGCTCGAGATCGCGATGGCCGCGGACATCCGGATCGCCCGCAAGGAGGCCGGCAAGATCGGCCTGCCCGAGGTCACCCTGGGCGTGCTGCCCGGCACGGGCGGGACGCAGCGCCTGTCGCGGATCGTGGGCAAGAGCCGCGCGATCGAGATGATGGTCACCGGGCAGACGTTCTCGTTCGAGCGGGCGCAGGAGATCGGCCTGGTCAACGAGGTGTGGGACGGCAAGCCGGAGGAGTGGTGGGAGCGGGTGCTGCTGTACGCCAAGCAGTTCTGCCCGCCCAACAAGGCGTCCAAGGCGGTCGGCAACATCAAGCGCGCGGTCTGCTCGGGCCTCGAGGTCCCCTTCGAGAGCGCGCTGGCCATCGAGCGCGAGCTGCAGCAGCTGCTGTTCCAGAGTCAGGACGCGAAGGAAGGCATCGGGGCGTACGTCGAGAAGCGCGTCCCGACCTTCAAGGGGAAGTAGTGCGGACGGACCTCTACATCGGCGGGGCGTTCGCCCCCGCGGCCGGCGGCCGCCGCTTCGCGGTCGAGAACCCGGCCACGGAGGAGACGCTCTGCCAGGTAGCCGAGGCGGGCGCTGACGACGTGGACCGGGCGGTGCGGGCCGCGCGCGCCTGCTTCGAGTCCGACGGATGGCAGAAGCTGGAGCCGCGCCGCCGGGGCCAGATGCTCGCCAAGGCCGCCGACCTGCTGGAGTCGCGCGCCGAGGAGTTCGCCCGGCTCGAGACGCAGCAGAACGGCAAGCCGTTCTTCGAGTCGAAGATCGACGTGGCGATGACGGTCGAGACGCTGCGCTACTACGCGGGCTGGGCCGACAAGATCACCGGCGCCACGCTGCCCTCCGGCGCCGACGCCTTCATCTACACCCTGAAGGAGCCGGTCGGCGTCGTCGGCGCGATCGTGCCCTGGAACTTCCCCCTCAACCTCGCCAGCTGGAAGTTCGCGCCGGCCCTCGCCGCCGGCTGCACCGTGGTCCTCAAGCCCGCCTCGGAGACGCCGCTCACCGCCCTGCTGATGGCCGAGGTGATGGAGGCCGCCGGCTTCCCGGCGGGGGCCTTCAACGTGATCGCGGGCGACGGCAAGACGGCCGGGGCGGCCCTCGTCCGGCATCCCGGCGTGGACAAGATCGCCTTCACGGGCTCGACCGCCGTGGGCCAGGGCATCATGCGCGAGGCCGCCGCGACGCCGAAGCGCGTCTCGCTCGAGCTGGGCGGCAAGTCGCCCAACGTGGTGTTCGCCGACGCCGACGTCGCCGCCGCGGTCCGCGGCGCCCAGAACGCGATCTTCTACGGCAAGGGCGAGGTCTGCGCGGCCGGCTCGCGGCTGGTGGTGGAGCGCTCGGTGCACGACCAGGTCGTCGAGCAGCTGGCCGCGCGGGCGAAGAAGCTGGTGCCCGGCGACCCCTTCGAGAAGACGACCCGCCTGGGCGCGGTGGTCTCCCGGAAGCAGCAGGAGGTCGTCCTCGGCTACATCGAGAAGGGCAAGGCGGAGGGCGCGAGCCTGGTGGCCGGCGGGAAGAGCGCCACCGTGAACGGCAAGGGCTACTACGTCGAGGCGACGGTCTTCGACGCCGTGAAGCCGGAGATGACCATCGCCCGCGAGGAGATCTTCGGCCCCGTGCTCGCGGTGCTCGCGTTCGACGACCTCGAGGAAGGCGTCGCGCTCGCCAACCAGTCCATGTACGGGCTGGCAGCGGGAATCTGGACCAGGGACCTGAGCAAGGCGCACCGGGTCGCCCGGGCGATCCGGGCGGGCACCGTGTGGGTCAACACGTACAACGTGTACGACAGCGCGGCGCCGTTCGGCGGCTACAAGGCGTCCGGGTTCGGCCGCGACCTGGGCCGCGAGGGGCTGGAAGGGTACCTGGAGACCAAGACCGTTTGGGTGGGACTGTGAGCTGGACTGCCGGCTTCGGTCTGCAGACATCGGAACGGTTGCGAGACGCCCGTGAGACTGGTTGCGAGTTGCGAGACGCCAAGTTGCGAGCGGTGACGAGACTGGAGTTGCGAGATTGAGAAAAGACGCCGTCATCGTGGATGCGGTCCGGACGCCGGTCGGGAGGCACGGGGGGGCGCTGGCCTCCGTGCGGCCGGACGACCTGGCGGCGGTTGCGATCCGCGCGCTGGTCGAGCGGACGAAGCTCGATCCGCGCACGATCGACGACGTGGTCCTCGGCTGCGCGAACGGCGCCGGGGAGGACAACCGCAACGTGGCCCGGATGGCGGGGCTGCTCGCCGGACTGCCGGTCGAGGTTCCCGGGCAGACCGTGAACCGGCTGTGCGGCTCCGGCCTCCAGGCCGTGGTGAGTGCAGCCCATGCGATCGGCGCCGGCGAGGGCGAGTGCCTGATCGCCGGCGGCGTCGAGTCGATG
This genomic window contains:
- a CDS encoding enoyl-CoA hydratase/isomerase family protein encodes the protein QDTKTAKRLVDVTKQDGIAIVALNDPPANTYTYEMNRQLDEAILDARMDDEVYVIVLRGAGNKFFSAGANISMLNSVTPQFKYYFCLHANEMLNRLEHTPKLVIAALNGHTVGGGLEIAMAADIRIARKEAGKIGLPEVTLGVLPGTGGTQRLSRIVGKSRAIEMMVTGQTFSFERAQEIGLVNEVWDGKPEEWWERVLLYAKQFCPPNKASKAVGNIKRAVCSGLEVPFESALAIERELQQLLFQSQDAKEGIGAYVEKRVPTFKGK
- a CDS encoding aldehyde dehydrogenase family protein, which codes for MRTDLYIGGAFAPAAGGRRFAVENPATEETLCQVAEAGADDVDRAVRAARACFESDGWQKLEPRRRGQMLAKAADLLESRAEEFARLETQQNGKPFFESKIDVAMTVETLRYYAGWADKITGATLPSGADAFIYTLKEPVGVVGAIVPWNFPLNLASWKFAPALAAGCTVVLKPASETPLTALLMAEVMEAAGFPAGAFNVIAGDGKTAGAALVRHPGVDKIAFTGSTAVGQGIMREAAATPKRVSLELGGKSPNVVFADADVAAAVRGAQNAIFYGKGEVCAAGSRLVVERSVHDQVVEQLAARAKKLVPGDPFEKTTRLGAVVSRKQQEVVLGYIEKGKAEGASLVAGGKSATVNGKGYYVEATVFDAVKPEMTIAREEIFGPVLAVLAFDDLEEGVALANQSMYGLAAGIWTRDLSKAHRVARAIRAGTVWVNTYNVYDSAAPFGGYKASGFGRDLGREGLEGYLETKTVWVGL